A region of the Cannabis sativa cultivar Pink pepper isolate KNU-18-1 chromosome 3, ASM2916894v1, whole genome shotgun sequence genome:
CACTGTTCAGGGAGTCATCTTGCGATCCTGCGGTCTGCGTCAAGGCGACCCGTTATCTCCTGCTCTCTTCATCATAGCAGCGGATGTTCTGTCAAGGCTACTAATGGCAAAGAATGAGGTGGGTAAGATTGTGGGATTCAAATTCACAGGGGGGGCAGCTATTACCCATCTTATGTTCGCGGATGACATTATTTTGTTTGGAAAAGCATCAGTAAAAGAAGCTAACAATTTCCTTAAGTGCTTCGATGAGTATTGTGCTTGGTCTGGGCAAGCGGTAAACTATCAGAAGTCGACTGTTTATTTTACTCAGGGAGTTCCCAGTAATAAGGCGCAGGAGATTATGAACATCCTGGGAATGAAACGGATGAAAAATGACTCTATATACCTTGGGCTACCACTTTTTAGATCCTTCAAAAGATCTAAAGATCTCAACTTCCTGGTGGATAAAGTAATGCAGCGAGTAAAGAGTTGGAAAACAAGACTTCTTTCCAAGGCGGGTCGAGCTTGTCTCATTCAGTCGGTAGGTTCTTCCCTTGCTACCTATGTTGCAGCCTCGGATGTAATTCCAAAAACAATAGCTAGAAAAGTGGATAAGGAGTTGAGAGACTTCTGGTGGGGGGATACTGAGGCGAAAAAAACTTTTCACACTGTTGATTGGAGCTCCCTTTGTCAATCAAAAATGCGAGGGGGCCTCGGATTCAGAAAAATTGAAACTATCAACTCAGCCTTTATTCTTAAATGGGGTTGGAAAGCCCTAACCGATAAAGAGAGCGTCTGGGGAACAATTATCCAGAACAAATATCTAAATAACAGAAACTTCTTCGATGTGGAGATCAATAGCAGAGACTCAAGCTTCTGGAAATCGATCCTAAGGTCCAGGTCTCTTCTACTCAACCATGTTTGCAGAAAGATTGGTAATGGGAAAGAGACATCTATTTGGTTTGACCCGTGGGTGCCTTCCGCTAATAGAAGTCCCACACCGCTTTTGGATGCAACGCATGGAGTGGCATGGGTGAACCAATTTATAACTGAAGACGGTTGTTGGGATGAAGAGATGGTCAAAAAATGGTTCAACTGAGCTGATGCGAAAGCCATCCTTAACATTCAACTCCCGCAGGAAGATGTGAATGATGATTGGCTTTGGATGGGGGAACCAAATGGCCTGTTCTCAATTAAATCGGCTTGTCGATTTGTAAAAAGAGAAAACTTAGCTACCTCTGTCGACCCAAAATGGAAAATGATCTGGAACTCCAAGGTTCATCCGAGATTGAAGCTCATTTGGTGGCAAATGGAGAGGAATGCATTCCCAACTAGAGGGAAACTTGCTTGTGTCATGGAATTGAATACTATATGCTGCCCTGTTTGTGGAGAGGAGACCGAGACCTTTCTCCACCTAATGTGGAAACGTACTTATGCTAAAGCCCTATGGTTTAACTCTCCACTGGGATTACGAGTGGAACTGGTGGATGCTCATGACTGGGAGCAGTGGAAGAATTGGTTCTTAGAGGATACCAATAGACCATCACACATCATCTTCTTAGAGATTATGGTTACTGCACTTTGTGTAATGGAAGCTATGTGGAAAGAAAGAAACTCCATTGTCCATGGCCAATCAAAGAACTCGATATGGCAGGTATTATCCATCATAAATACAAAAATCAGGGAACAACTCCATGTAGTCTCCAATGAAGTGGAGGATTTCTGTGTTGGACTCCGCCTCCGGAGTCATGGCTTTGCTGCAATTGTGACGTTTCCTGTGATGATGAAGGAATGGTAGTAGCAACAGTGGTTCGTGATGACCAAGGAAGGATTGTTACCATCAAAACTGAGAGAAACCATCTAACAGACCCTTTAATTGGAGAAGCTGTTGCCGTTTGCATGGCTGCTGAATTGATGATAGACAAGAAGGTTGCGCACGTCGTATTCCAGAGTGACAACATTGAAACAGTCGAGGCATTCTCCAATGTGACTGGTAGGGATTGCAATTTCAAATTGGTGAACCTTAGAAGTCGCTTTCAACAGCTCTGCAAGGGATTACAGAACTGGGAAGTTGGACATGTACCGAGAAAATGCAACTTCATGGCTCACAACATTGCCAAATGGGCGCGGGAGAATAGTGCTACTGGGATCATTCTTTGCAGTGACCTGACTCatgatgtaacaccctaactatcttaggcgtattacgtgatttttaaacgtactgtgcagctcgttgctaatcaacgaggtttatggaaaaacgtgattgattaaaattttgctttttaattaaacttataaaccatattacaaaagactcgggatcccgattataaaaatatttacaaaaaggtttaactgtttaactgttacatcaaaataaagtcgtctaacgaccagttacaaaaattcagccttgctgtcccgaggatcgtacgctccaggcctaaccgccccgacatgtacaatctcataagctcgctcacggtccatcagctttagccttgcctttacctacacataaacgtagatctgtgagtcgacagactcagtaagaaaagcataataatactcatacataatactaactgtcgtgtccaacacgatactgagtcccgctactgccatgtccaacatggtactgagccactactgccatgtccaacatggtgcgggagttccgaacgttcatagggacga
Encoded here:
- the LOC133035407 gene encoding uncharacterized protein LOC133035407; this translates as MKFDITFIRWVKLCIKVQRMGLLLNGTVQGVILRSCGLRQGDPLSPALFIIAADVLSRLLMAKNEVGKIVGFKFTGGAAITHLMFADDIILFGKASVKEANNFLKCFDEYCAWSGQAVNYQKSTVYFTQGVPSNKAQEIMNILGMKRMKNDSIYLGLPLFRSFKRSKDLNFLVDKVMQRVKSWKTRLLSKAGRACLIQSVGSSLATYVAASDVIPKTIARKVDKELRDFWWGDTEAKKTFHTVDWSSLCQSKMRGGLGFRKIETINSAFILKWGWKALTDKESVWGTIIQNKYLNNRNFFDVEINSRDSSFWKSILRSRSLLLNHVCRKIGNGKETSIWFDPWVPSANRSPTPLLDATHGVAWVNQFITEDGCWDEEMVKKWFN